A window of Pseudomonadota bacterium genomic DNA:
AACATGGCGGAGCTCGGGGGCACGCTGCTATGCCAAAAAGACGCCTTCCTGTGCGCCGCCCTGGGCACGAAGGTGTCGATCGCGTTCAATCGGCGCATCGGTAGCGGTCTCTTTGGCGGCGAAGGTTTCATCTTGCAGCGGCTCGAGGGCGACGGCATGGCTTTCGTCCACGCCGGCGGGACGATAGTACGCAAGGATCTGCGGGGAGGTCGGCTGCGGTTGGACACGGGCTGCCTCGTGGCCTTCACCGAGGGCATCGACTACAGCATCGAGCAGGCGGGCAACCTCAAGTCCATGGTGTTCGGGGGTGAGGGGCTGTTTCTGGCAACCCTTCAGGGCACGGGGACCGTCTGGCTGCAGAGTCTGCCGTTCTCGAGGTTGGCGGATCGTATCCTCATGAATGCTCCCGCAGCAGGGGGCGCGCGCACGGGCGAAGGCTCGCTGCTCGGTGGCCTCGGTGACCTGGTCGACGGTGACTAGTACCACGAATCACAAGTTCGGTCCGGGTTCCGGAACCGGCCCCAGGGTTGGCGAGGACCGGCTCCGGAACCCGGACCGGCCACCGGTGTATCCGCGGAC
This region includes:
- a CDS encoding TIGR00266 family protein, which codes for MRCHEVDYEVIGDDLQLVEVELDPGETVIAEAGAMNYMEDGIDFEAKMGDGAEPERGFFGKLLDAGKRVFTGESIFMTHFTNRGQGKRRVAFAAPYPGKIVPVNMAELGGTLLCQKDAFLCAALGTKVSIAFNRRIGSGLFGGEGFILQRLEGDGMAFVHAGGTIVRKDLRGGRLRLDTGCLVAFTEGIDYSIEQAGNLKSMVFGGEGLFLATLQGTGTVWLQSLPFSRLADRILMNAPAAGGARTGEGSLLGGLGDLVDGD